ttttgttttgttttgttttgttttgttttgttttgtgttgtgtttatgagacaggatctcactctgttgtccaggctggagtgcagtggtgcaattatggctcactgcagcctcgacctcccaggctcaggtgatcttcccacttcagcctcctgagtagctgggactacaggtgcatgcctctacacctggctaatttttgtattttttgtggagatggggtttcactgtgttgcctacgctggtctctaactcctgggctcaagtgatcggcctgccttgacttcccaaagtgctgggcatgagccaccaatccCAATCctgttgttcttttaaaaataagtttggcCTTAACGCTATATATTCTGATTTAGTAGGGATGGGATGGAACTTGAgcactgagatttttaaaaactacccaCGATTCTAATGTCCAGAAAAGTTGAGGAATCATTACTCTGTTGTTACGACTCCTAACAGATACCTGTCATGATTTTGTCTTGGAGATAGcagttccttttattttttttcctgagctggTAAGAAGGGAGGGAAAAATCTGTTCTTGGATCTCAGTACACAGGCAGATGAAGGAAGGGTGCCAGTCTCATGGCCAATATTGTACTGACCATAGTCATTGGAACTCTTGGCTTCTTTTACTGATTCTGGAGAGTGGAACCCTGTTAATGGTAGCAAGCACAGATGACTTGCTTCTTGAGGCAGTTGTGGCATATACCTTCATCAGTCTCAGATCAACTGATGACCCCAAAAATATTGACAAAGTACCAGTGAAGTCCACATATCAAAGATAATCCTAGGCCATAAGACAGTACTGCCTAAGAGTGGACACAGCTGGGACGAATCAGGGTGGGACAGGTAAGGGATTAGAGAGGCCTGTGGTTGCTTGCTAGGGTATAAACTTAGAGACTGAGGCTGCTGCTAAAGGATTGCAGATTCCTCTGCCCTAAGGAGCGAGCTCTTTGGGAGAATATAAATCATCTCTGGGACTGTTGTGATTCTTATAACTATCTGTTAAACATGCATAATCTCTTGATGtgttttgagaaaatgaaaataattatttggccCTCAGCTGATTTAGAGTTTGTGAATAATTAAATTCCCTTTGAGATGAATATATATAGGCCTGATGCCAACCCTCATGTGGTTTGTTCCCTCATTTATCGTTTCAGTAAAAGGCGTCAATTTCTATGGCCCTAAGAGTGAGTTTGTGGTGAGCGGTAGTGACTGTGGGCACATCTTCCTCTGGGAGAAATCATCCTGCCAGATTATTCAGTTCATGGAGGGGGACAAGGGAGGCGTGGTGAGTATGGTATGCTGAGCTGGCTGGCTCCCTAATCTCTCCAGTCATTAAGGTAGGTTTTAGCAGGGACACTGAATTCTGTGACTACATAATACCATGTTTTAGAGGTCCAACCAGCCATAAAAGGCTAGTTAGCCTGGGGGTGCTGAGTTTTTGATGGAGTATTTTCTTCCTGTTCCTATCTTCTGTCCCTGTCACAGTTTATTGAGACAAGAAAGGGATCTTAGGGAAGAACCTCTGTCCTGTCCTGAGTGATGTAACTTATCTCTAGGCATGCaccttttccaaatgaaaaagtGTTAGTGTTCAGGGCACACCCTCGTACACAAGGCTAAAGATTTCTCTATTGTCTCTTCCCTTTAAACTAAGTAGTGATCTTGGCTGGATCTTAGATCagcagataaaaactataaagagcATTTTTTGGACAGTTGGGAAAATTAGAATATGGTTTATACATTAGATAACATGGTAttcaatattaaatttatttgatttgattacTTATGTAGGAGAATATTCTTGTACTTAAGAGATACATGTTGAAGTATTTAGGGGTGAAGTGTCACGCTTACATTCAAATAGGTAACAAacacatataaatgtgtatatgtaagGAGAAagcaaatgtaatttttttctagtagctGAGCAGTCTGCTTGCTGTATAACCCATGATCATATCATAGTCTGCCTATCCTTTGAGTTCTGCAGACCTCTGTGGAGTTAGGTCAAAAAGGAAGAGTGAGAATCGAGTTAGGGAATGAAGAGCCATCAGCTCTTAAGATGTATCTGGTTAaccgtatcttttttttttttttttttcatttttgagacctAGAATTAGGAAAGAGTTCAGTTGCTTTCTGTTATAAGGTTTTTGGACCACAGGAGATGGGAAAAAGACAGTTTGGAAGACTAAATTATACTGATTGCCCAGAATAGTCTGGTTACCCAAGACCTCTAAGGAATGACTGAGACAGCTTagtctctcttcctttttattgcttcttAGCTGTGGGGAACTTCAAAGAGCCTAGCCATCTCTTGATGAGGTTTTTTTCAGAGAGTGGTTTTAGAATTTAGAATGGTTCCTTGCAAACAGGATCCCATTCCTTATGTTTTTCTTGCCCTGGTATGAGggtatttcaaattttcttctggTTTCCTCTAAATTTTGGGGACCTGGGACCTGCATAgatctagggtttttatggtttgaatACAAATGGAGAGGAATCTAGAAGTTCAAGGTGTGTCTCACTCTTCCCTGCTTCATTTCCTACTCTTCCATAGGTCCCCCTGTGTCATCTGCAGTGAACAAACCCAAAACACTTGAGTCTTAATGGGAATTATGCAATAGGCATTTAGAAAAAGGAAGTCAGAAGGGGCCAGTGAATTTTTTCTTGACATAAGCTATTGCCTTGCATTCTGTTCCAGAGAGATGCAGGGCTGAATGCCCTCTGCCAGGCCAGCATTTGTCCATTCTCCAAAAGCATTCTGCAGGCCAGTTTGCTTTTAGCTCAGCCAATGCCAGGGTTTGATGATTAACCCATTTGCCCAGGTGAGGAAGGCATCTACTTGGGATGGGTGGGGCCTAGGCCTAAGTTTTAGTGGTCCTAAGAGTAAATAAGTAGAATAAGAGATATAGAGGCTACCCCTGAAGCAAATTTCCTTACATATTCTTGTCTCTGTGTAAGCTGAATGATCGATGTGGTCTTTTACTTGGCTCCCTCTGTTCTGTTTTTGGTCCTAATTTTCCAGCAGTGGGGGTCACCAGGCACTAGTTTCAATGTAGTAGACTCAGCAGTTCTATATCATGCAAATTGTAAATGTAGAGTAGAATGTAATTGTAACGTAGAATGTTAGAACCAAAGATCTTAGAAGTTATTTTCTAACTTGCCCAGATCTCCTGACTCTGATTTGAGGATCATTTCTTTGTTCCCATTCAGCTTCACAGGGACAAGAATGGGGGGTGGTATCAGAGGACAGCCCCTTAGTCTCCCAAGAGCACTTTGATGCTTGATCCCGTTCTCTACATTCCCCCAACCCAGTCATCTAAGGCCAGAGCTCTTTTCTCTGCTCAGGCATTATTGACAGGATAAGTCCTGGCATTCAGACAGGTCTGGTGAAGTGACCAGGTACTCTGGCCCAGAAGTTCTCTGTCGGCTCCCCCCGCAGGCTCCAATTCAGGTACTGTATGTTATTCTCTTGTTCCTCTTGCCACTGGCTTTTTCCTTAGTCTTAAGTTCCAAGGAATTGTTCCCCTGCgcttttttattttgctgactTATTCAAGCAGAGCTAGCTCAAAGAGTATAGGTCTGTAACAAGGGCTTATTAGGAGATAGATGAAAAAGTTCAGGTTTGTATGTGTAAGTTGTCCGTTACTAGAGATAGATATTATTCCAGGCATTGAACTGCACTGCCTAAAACAGCCCAAAGGTAAACTTCACAATAGGCTGATATGTGGAATGGGAGGAGATAAAGAACGAGGTTTCTGTTTTATTCATAAGCTCAGTCTTAGCTTCAGTCTTTTCTgagcatttgtttatttgtaagATGGAGTCAAAGTAAGTGGGAAGTCTGTAGGTCAGCTCTGTTTTTTATGCCTGTCCTTGACTTATCCTCAGCTGTTCTCTGCCTGGGCAGGTGAGGCAGGGGAGGTGGTTGGTCCAGAGAGAACTAAAAGAAGTTGTTTTCTTGGACTATATGGCCAGCTGCAAGGCAGGGTGCCTTTCCTATGTGTTCCTCCTTTCACTAAAAGACTGAAAATGCTTTAGCAGCTAGATCTGGAACTAACTCTTCTGGATGGGGTAGGAacttccctgcccttcccttAGGGAAGCTCATGTTTCCAAGTCAGACAGCAGGGGGCATGGGTGCCTTTCAGACAGAAGGAAGCTGCCTAAGCTAGAAGGCCTTCCTGCTgtagtttatttcttttgccttgTTCAGTGAATTTACCCAGAGGGTGGCTGAGATTGAGGCTATGGGAACCCCAAGAAGCTGCTGTATTTTAATGTGCTGCCTTATAGCTGAGCCTGTTGTGCTCAGGGCAGGTAGTAGGATGCTCCCCCTGGGATGTGCAAGGTTCTCTTAAGCAGATATGAGCCTCCATCACTCCCACCACTCCCTGCAACTGAGCCTCCTCTTCTCAGCCTGTGCCTTCCTCCAGTTCTAGTAAACAGTGCCAAATGAATGTAGTTGTGCTCCAACTCTTCTCTGGGGGTTCATTGGCAGCTGCTgcttgcttcattttttaaaatttatttgccaTTTGGTGAAAGCCACTGAGATGGTTTTTTCCCAGCCTTGGGCAAGTTGGAGCTTTGGAATCTGGAGTGAATGAGGTCATCTGGATTTCATTGTCTTATGAAGCCAGCAGTAAGCTTGGGCAGTCCACTCACCCATCCCTAGGGCCGTATCTGGGGATGAAGCCACCCCTGACCTAAACATAGGAAATGATTGATGTGCCTGGTCTTATACCCAGTCTGTGTCTGGTTTCTCTACCCCCAGTGCCCTTTGGCTTAGGCTCAGGATGGGTGGGCCTCCCTTCCCCAGCAGCTGCATCAGCCCTGATCAAGGGCAATTATTTGGCTCAAGGTGAGTAGTGGCTTTTAAACCCTACTCCCACACACTGCTGAgtctgtgttttcctttcttcctgaccAGGTAAACTGCCTTGAGCCCCATCCTCACCTGCCTGTGCTGGCAACCAGTGGCCTAGACCATGATGTGAAGATCTGGGCACCCACAGCTGAAGCTTCCACTGAGCTGACAGGGTTAAAAGATGTAAGTGGCTGACTGcagaagttattttctttctgcttatccACATACTGTTGATTCTTCATTGTCATAGGGAGGAATAACTTGCTGCCCAGTTCTTTAAAGGCACTGCTCTAACACCCTCCCCCACATTCCTGTAATTTCCTCTGTGGGAATAGTCCTGCTCCAGGGGGCAGCTGTGAAGTGGCACTAATTTGTAATAGGATGGGGATAAGGAGCATCTTTGAGAATTATTCTATATTAAAGCCTGCTACCTTTGCAGCAGCTGAACCTAGGGCATCGTTTCCTAATCTAATGTAGCTCCACTTCAACTTAATGGTTAGCTTTTATTGGGATAGAAGATCAGCCTTCTTGATCAGGTCCCGGGTTCCTCTTCATTGCTGCCTCCTCTTCCCAACCTTTTTGGGTTCCAGGTGATTAAGAAGAACAAGCGGGAGCGGGATGAAGATAGCTTGCACCACCCTGACCTGTTTGATAGTCACATGCTGTGGTTCCTTATGCATCACTTGAGACAGAGACGCCATCACCGGGTAAGCTGGGGTTGGAAATGAGTTCCCAAGGGAGTGACCCTCTTAAGAGGGCTAAAAAGCTCCAGAGTAGTGACTTTAAGGAGGAATCAGGTGATCTTGGTTGGATTTCGTATCCATTGTCCTCTATCCCCATCAGATCCCTGATACAGCCTTGGAAGAGACATCAGCAGAAAAGGGTGGTATCTACTGTTGTCTATTGCCATCCATGTGTAATCCTATCTTCATAAAGGCAAAGGGTGGAGGAGGGAATTGAGAAGAAATAACAAGTCTCAGTGTgatctttctatttttcctcttatGCCAAAAGAGGCCTAGTTCAGGGGTTGGCAGACTGGCAGTTGGCCTGCTGCtggtttttgtaaataaagtttcattggcTTGCAGCCACACCCATTCtgtgtattgtctgtggctgccttCACGCTACAATGAGTTGAATAGTTGCAATAAAGACCATATAGACTGCAAGTCTAAAATActtactgtctggccctttaaGAAAAATTCTGCTGATCTCTGGCCTAAAGCATCTATATTCTAGCTAAGACCTAACAGGCTTGTCCTTGTTCCATCCAGGGAGGTTACTAACAAGCCTTTCCCATCCACAGCGCTGGCGAGAACCTGGGGTTGGGGCCACAGACGCGGACTCTGATGAGTCTCCCAGCTCCTCAGACACATCGGACGAGGAGGAGGGCCCTGACCGGGTGCAGTGCATGCCATCTTGAGGCCTCATACCTAGGTGGGGCAGGCTGGGGCTGCCAATCTGATCCTGCCTGGGCAACCCTTTCCTGTCCCAGGCCCTACATTCAGCAGAAACGCACTTTGGACTTTTTGCTTTAGATAAAAGAAAGACATCCCAGGAGAAGGACAAACCAGAGGAGTGAACCAACAGAGTACCTAGGAATGGGAGTTGACCCCTGGAATGGGGCTCCATGGAGAGGTGCATAGGACTCAGTAGAAATGGCCTCTCCCCAAAGCCTCTTTTTGAGAGGAGAGGGAAGCCTATTTTGTTAACTGGTTTGGGATAGGGAATGGGGTTTTTCTTTAAGCTCCCTTGTTTGTTGGGCCGGGGGGGTGGGTGGAACAACTGGCTATTCAGTACCAAGGGGCCAGAGTGGAGGGTAGGAGTGCCACTCTCTCTTTGGTTTAGGTTTTTgaccttttcttcctttgttttttaaaagtatatgacAGTTGGTTCCCCTCCCCCGCTCCCAGCAACCCCATCCCAGAATCCTATTTTCCTGGGAAGTCCTTAAAGCCCCTAACCATCCCACACTCTTCACTTTCCTTTCCACCTTATTCATTCTTTGTACTTATCACAGTGTTTTGCACTTGATTACATATCCTTCACTCTCTTCTCTTCATCCCATCACCCCCTAATACGTCAGGTGAGGGAGGTTggggagaggtgagagaggggCAGATGTGAAGGAAGAATAGGAAGGATGTTAcctcttctgttatttttttaaaaaacattgtttgGTGGCAGCAATCTCCCTGTCCCTATCACTGTTAGAGGcctaattttatatctataaatatattaaaaagcaagTCAAACTTGGATGTATCAAGGTAAAATTATTGTCAAAGTTTAAATACCTATATATTCTCTATGAATGCAATAAAGGGACTTAAGAGTGAACAAGAGTAATGGTGTGGAGGTGACACCTGGGGTCAGTTTACCTCTGTGTATGGTCACTAGAGATTGGGACTTACCCTTTAGGTTTTTGGAGGCTCGAGAATGGAAGGATCCTCATTTCTGCCCTTCCTGGTTCCCTGCTTTGGTGTGGGGGTTGGGAAAAACAGGAAATTCCTCTCAGCTCTTTGCCTCAGATCTCCTACCTCTCAAGTCTTGTAGGGGGTTCCAAGGATGGCTCTTCTAACCAGAGGCTGGCCTGTCTTTAAAACTTAAATACTTTAGGGTGGTGCCACCACTGCAGACTATTGTGGCACTTTGTGTGACAGAAGacacgtacacacacaccacacacatacacatacacacactctctctctctctcttaccttGAGCTGCTTGATCTTTAAGCCATCCAACTTGATGCCAGTTCCCTTCTTTATAGAAGAGTGAAGGGAAAGACTTCCTGGGTTTGACTTAAACCTTGTCCGCCTCTTGATATTTTAGGATTGAGGAACAAGTCATTAATCTAAGGACTGATTACAGTGGCTGGTGCTTGGGCACTTGTCTTATCACTGGTCACTCAGTCTGAAAGTCCCAGCTGAATTCTTGCCCTTAAGTGCTTTTGCTGCTATTTTTTTGCCCCCAGTTTCCACAAGATCCAATCAAGAATTCTGTATCCTGGGACAGTCAGATTCTACTAAATCAGGCcaggaaggaggggaaaagagTGAGAGAATGGTATTCCCAGACACTTCCTCCTGCCCCTTTTCCCAGCAGCTCTCAGACCAGATGTTGGCTGCTGTACTTACTCCCTGAGGTAGGGAATGTGTGATTGAGTGGTCTGTGTTCCTATTGCTGGTGGGGTGATAGGGTGGGCTAAAAACCATGCACTCTGGAATTTGTTGTATTTTCTCCCAGTAAAGCTTTTCTTCCCCCCGACTGCTGCTCTGTGTGGTATGTGGTCCATTTATTCACAATGGATGGTTTTTGCTCCTCCTAATGTAGCTACCCCTCTCATTCTGCACATGATACCGTGTTAGAAAGTCCATTTTGGGAGACCCGTATTTCCAGTGCTTGGGCTCCAGTTGGAGACTGTTGGAAGTAGGATACGCTCCATTTAGCTCAGTGATACTTAGGAGATTGGGTGGGGTGAGGGTATACACTTGGGGTATTTTCCCAGCCCTTGTTCTGGGGCATAAATATTGTTCCCCCTCCCTTCCCAGTGATTCAAAGGCTCCAAAATCCTCGTCActcacagaaattttaaaatcagttagtTACAATACAATCAATCACCTTTATTCCGGGTTAGAACAAGGCCGTGCACACTGCAGACAGAAGAGCACAAGATAGGGGCAATCTCACAGCAATATAAGGAGTGGGTGGGCAGGTTAGTCTTTTTAGATTATTTTGCCTTACAGAGAAACTACTAGACTCTGCTGAAAATAACCCTGTCTCTCTTCTCCCATTTCCTCCATAAGAAAGGCtccttattctctctctttctaatgTAACATGTCCCAAATGGAAGGACAGTTTATGCTCATTCTTCCCACCCAATTTTACAAGTATCTCTCTCTTCTTAAGGGAGAAGCCAGACAGGGAAAGGAGACTTGGGAAGGTCCTTTAAGGCAAAACTGTGGAGTCCTAGAGGTGTGTGTGTTAAGGCAGGTGTCTGCAGCAGTGGCCAGAGGGGCAGGGCACGCTAGGCTGGGCTAGGAGTTAAGAATACTGTCTAACCAGTCtggcttcttccttcttccagcAGCCAGCCCTCCCCTCCCATTAAAGTTTTACTCTCACATCCTGAAAGCTCCTAACTTCAACTTTGTCTAAATAGTCTCTGAGATTTCATGtgaattaaatgttttttgaaaaagctttcttttttgtttgaactATGTAGCAATTTGATTCTGCCACTCCCTTCACTGTGGCATTCCCCTCCCGCCCCCGCTCTGGCCTAGACAATAAGTTAATGCTAGACACCACAAAAAAGGGCagacatggcagtgcagttttaatatacatatatgtagaatatatatgtacacacagtTAGCACGGtcagggtggggaggggcatcTTGGGGTAGGCAGGAGGCTGGGGTCACTCACTGTACTGTAGTGATGTGGCTAGGAGGTGTTCACAAGCCCAAGGGGCCAGGATATCTAGTAAAGAAGGGTTTCCTAAGTCCCTTCCTGGATTGAATTGCGATGGGGATCGGTGCAAAGGAAAACACTGTAGTTAACTTCTCTTCTTTCTGGCTTGGGATGTTCTTCACCAAGGGAGAGGGAAGGCTGCCTGCAATAACCAAGTTGGGACCCTACAGATGGTGGGGTCAGGATGCAGGTTAAAACCTAAGgatctcattcctcagcctccctaggttTAGAGTACAACAGTCTGAGTAGGAACAACTGAGTGGAAAAGGGGGCTCCCCTCTCTCTGCCCTCATCCCCATCTCAGGCTCAGTGGTACATGTTCCCAACACAGTCTCTCCAGAGTACAGGTGAGTGGGGGCATCTAATGCTGGCTGCTCCATGGGGTTTGATCTTAGGGGCCAGGAAAGGATCCCTGGCTCATACCTATGCTAGGCCCATGAGAGGCAAAAAAGGGACCTGCTGGTACTCAGGAAACAGCTAGTCCAGCACAGGAGTACAAACAGGGAACTCTTGCTTTTCTTTGCCCCTTCCAGGTGGGGGTTGAGTGGCCTCTTTGCCTTCCCTCCCCACTGCTTTTCCCTGGATCCACCTACCTCTCCCATTACCTTACCCCCATGTCAGCTCCTCAGTGTAGGAAAATGCAGGTCCTTTCTGCTTCCACACTTTAAAGATATGGGGGGAGAGTGGAGGAAAGGGAAGTAGGAGGAATGTGCTGATTTCTATTTGCATAGAAATAGCCCCCACCTCCTCCTAAAGTGGGGAAACTCAgccccctcccctagcccctgacCCCCATCCCCTTAAGAAGAGGAACTAGATGAGCTAGACATATAGACAGACAGCCAGAGCgtgcgcacacgcacacacacgcgcacagtAAGGGGGTTAGGACCAGGTTAGTAAGTGGGTAGATGGTGGGTTGCCCTTGCCCCCTCCCCTggaggatgggggaagggagtGGTCTGATGAAGGTCCaaccttcctcctcttcctcccccttgCTCAGGCCTTCTTCGGTGGGGGAGCCAATTTGATGATCTCTTCCTCAGAGGGCTGCCGGATAATGTCTGGGGACAAAAAGGGATGTGTCCAGGGACAGCAGTGTGGGAGATGCCAGGCAGGCCCATTGGGCATCTGCCTCCACTCTCCTAAAACTCAAGTACTGCAAGGATAGTCAATGGGACGAGGCAGAGGTACAGCTAAAGGAGTGGCCTCTTACCTTTGTACTTCTTGGCACTGGGGATACGGGTTAGCTTGGTGTCCAGCTCATCCTCCTCAGAGATCTTCAGCACACGGGTTCTATAGTCAACCACCATAGTGAGGAGGTCAGGACGGCGGGAGATCTCAAAGATGTGCTCAATGTAGGAGAGGTTGTCTGGAGGAAGGCAGGAGATAGGGTCAGAGCTAGGCTGTAGAGGTCAGCTTCCCCTACTCCACCAGACTAGTGACCTGGAACCAAAGCTGAGTTGCTGACATTGGTTATGGGAGGGTACAAC
This Rhinopithecus roxellana isolate Shanxi Qingling chromosome 8, ASM756505v1, whole genome shotgun sequence DNA region includes the following protein-coding sequences:
- the PEA15 gene encoding astrocytic phosphoprotein PEA-15 — protein: MAEYGTLLQDLTNNITLEDLEQLKSACKEDIPSEKSEEITTGSAWFSFLESHNKLDKDNLSYIEHIFEISRRPDLLTMVVDYRTRVLKISEEDELDTKLTRIPSAKKYKDIIRQPSEEEIIKLAPPPKKA